One Brachybacterium aquaticum genomic region harbors:
- a CDS encoding excinuclease ABC subunit UvrA, whose translation MVEARRSASSDSSPVQPDVQILGAREHNLQDIDLTVPRDALVVFTGVSGSGKSSLAFGTLFAESQRRYLESVAPYARRLIDQAGVPDVDSITGMPPAVALQQQRGGRSARSSVGSITTLSSLVRMLYSRAGHYPEDQPMLYAEDFSANTVQGACPECHGIGRVYEVTEDTMVPDPSLTIRERAIASWPTAWHGHQLRDVLVALGYDVDVPWKDLPKEERDWILYTEETPYVPVHSRLTLAEARAATAAGVEPSYSGTFVGARRYVLDTFANSKSESMKRRVAEFLSVAPCPACHGKRLKPEALSVTFEGLDVADLSALPLAELSTLIDQAVERAAGTLDGAESAGRTGGQADRRDAGPRIDAGGSAPAAVEDARISPDRSVEKLAATARLGAELVNRLRPIIDLGLGYLSLGRTTPTLSGGELQRLRLATQLTSELFGVVYVLDEPSAGLHPQDVSALLGILDGLKRRGNSLFVVEHSVDVMRHADWLVDIGPGAGERGGRVVYSGPYEGLAEVEESVTRGYVFGGSGLPHRTPREPQGWLKLEHVTRNNLRDVSISFPLGVFTAVTGVSGSGKSSLVSQALPALLDERQGRADQAEDADAAEGDELLLSDEPDELEGEIRGDVDGVRRVVSIDQKPIGRTPRSNVATYTGLFDHVRRRFAETPEARARGYKAGRFSFNVTGGRCPTCKGEGSVMVELLFLPSVYTECPDCHGTRYQSSTLEIAWRGRNIAEILAMSVEEAHDFFQGEFDIMRSLAALVDVGLGYLRLGQPATELSGGEAQRVKLASELQRSQRGDTLYVLDEPTSGLHSADSDRLVTHLQTLVDAGNTVVAVELDMRIVAVADHVIDLGPGAGDDGGTVVASGTPAQVASSGAGASAPYLEAALQEATSPA comes from the coding sequence ATGGTCGAAGCACGCAGGTCCGCATCGTCGGACTCCTCACCCGTTCAGCCCGACGTGCAGATTCTCGGCGCTCGCGAGCACAACCTCCAGGACATCGACCTGACGGTGCCTCGCGACGCGCTGGTGGTGTTCACCGGCGTCTCGGGCTCGGGGAAGTCCTCCCTGGCGTTCGGAACCTTGTTCGCGGAGTCCCAGCGCCGCTACCTCGAGTCCGTCGCTCCCTACGCTCGTCGCCTGATCGACCAGGCCGGCGTCCCGGACGTCGACTCCATCACGGGCATGCCGCCGGCCGTCGCTCTTCAGCAGCAGCGCGGCGGCCGCAGTGCGCGGTCCTCGGTGGGCAGCATCACCACGCTCTCCTCGCTGGTGCGCATGCTCTACTCCCGGGCCGGCCACTACCCCGAAGATCAGCCGATGCTCTACGCCGAGGACTTCTCCGCCAACACGGTGCAGGGCGCATGCCCGGAGTGCCACGGCATCGGCCGGGTGTACGAGGTCACCGAGGACACGATGGTGCCGGACCCTTCACTGACGATCCGCGAACGGGCCATCGCCTCGTGGCCGACGGCCTGGCACGGTCATCAGCTGCGCGATGTGCTCGTCGCCCTCGGCTACGACGTCGATGTGCCCTGGAAGGATCTGCCGAAGGAGGAGCGTGACTGGATCCTCTACACCGAGGAGACGCCGTACGTCCCGGTCCATTCGCGGCTGACTCTCGCCGAGGCTCGGGCCGCGACCGCCGCGGGCGTCGAACCGAGCTACTCGGGAACTTTCGTCGGAGCTCGTCGATACGTCCTGGACACGTTCGCGAACTCCAAGAGCGAGTCGATGAAGCGACGCGTGGCGGAGTTCCTCTCGGTCGCTCCCTGCCCTGCCTGCCATGGGAAGCGGCTGAAGCCGGAGGCCCTGTCCGTGACGTTCGAGGGTCTCGACGTCGCAGATCTCTCCGCGCTGCCGCTTGCGGAGCTCTCCACGCTGATCGACCAGGCGGTCGAGCGAGCTGCCGGAACTCTCGACGGGGCTGAGTCGGCGGGCCGCACAGGTGGCCAGGCTGACCGACGCGACGCCGGGCCGCGGATCGACGCCGGAGGATCCGCCCCCGCGGCCGTCGAGGACGCGCGCATATCGCCTGACCGCTCGGTCGAGAAGCTGGCCGCGACAGCGCGATTGGGCGCAGAGCTCGTCAACAGACTGCGGCCGATCATCGATCTGGGTCTGGGGTACCTCTCCCTGGGCCGCACCACCCCCACCCTCTCCGGCGGCGAGTTGCAACGGCTGCGGCTCGCCACCCAGCTGACCTCCGAACTTTTCGGCGTGGTCTATGTGCTTGATGAGCCGTCCGCGGGGCTCCATCCGCAGGACGTCAGCGCCCTGCTCGGCATCCTCGACGGGCTCAAGCGCCGAGGCAACAGCCTGTTCGTCGTGGAGCACTCGGTGGACGTGATGCGGCATGCGGACTGGCTGGTCGACATCGGGCCCGGCGCGGGTGAGCGCGGCGGCCGCGTCGTCTACAGCGGGCCCTACGAAGGGCTCGCCGAGGTGGAGGAGTCCGTCACCCGCGGATACGTCTTCGGGGGCAGCGGCCTGCCCCACCGCACGCCTCGCGAGCCGCAGGGATGGCTGAAGCTCGAGCACGTCACGCGCAACAACCTGCGCGACGTGTCGATCTCCTTCCCGCTCGGGGTGTTCACGGCCGTCACCGGAGTGTCGGGATCAGGCAAGTCCAGCCTGGTCAGCCAGGCCCTGCCTGCGCTGCTCGACGAACGGCAGGGACGAGCTGACCAGGCGGAGGACGCTGACGCCGCCGAAGGGGACGAGCTCCTGCTGTCGGACGAGCCCGACGAGCTCGAGGGTGAGATCCGCGGCGACGTCGACGGGGTGCGCCGCGTCGTGAGCATCGACCAGAAGCCCATCGGTCGCACCCCGCGCTCGAACGTCGCCACCTATACGGGCCTGTTCGACCACGTGAGGCGGAGGTTCGCGGAGACGCCCGAGGCTCGCGCTCGCGGGTACAAAGCGGGCAGGTTCTCCTTCAACGTCACCGGCGGTCGCTGCCCTACCTGCAAGGGCGAAGGATCCGTCATGGTGGAGCTGCTCTTCCTCCCCTCGGTCTACACCGAGTGCCCCGACTGCCACGGCACCCGCTACCAGTCCAGCACGTTGGAGATCGCCTGGCGCGGCCGCAACATCGCGGAGATCCTCGCCATGAGCGTCGAGGAGGCCCACGACTTCTTCCAGGGCGAGTTCGACATCATGCGGTCGCTCGCGGCGCTGGTCGACGTCGGCCTCGGATATCTCCGTCTCGGACAGCCGGCCACCGAGCTGTCCGGAGGTGAGGCGCAGCGGGTGAAGCTCGCCTCCGAGCTCCAGCGATCCCAGCGCGGGGACACCCTCTACGTCCTGGACGAGCCGACGTCCGGGCTGCACAGCGCCGATTCCGACCGGCTCGTGACGCATCTCCAGACCCTCGTGGACGCAGGCAACACCGTCGTCGCGGTCGAGCTCGACATGCGCATCGTCGCCGTGGCCGACCACGTCATCGATCTCGGGCCCGGGGCGGGGGACGATGGCGGCACGGTGGTCGCCTCAGGCACGCCCGCGCAGGTCGCCTCGTCCGGAGCCGGTGCGTCGGCACCGTACCTCGAGGCCGCGCTCCAGGAGGCCACCTCCCCGGCGTGA
- a CDS encoding spermidine synthase, whose translation MTSSSSSSGSEHRSPVGTPRSVRLSFSDQIASIEADEIVGGWALSIGGIEQSHVDLEAPTHLVHEYLGRMAAVLETAWPRRQPLRIAHLGAGALTLARYVQVTRPGSAQVVIEIERELPDLVTSALPMPEGTDLEVVIGDAREELAAMAGRRFDAIVLDVFSGESSPAHLAATEFYREVLGHLESDGLLLVNVGDDAGQRFLAAQVRHLEDAAAAEGVAGVWTLTHVSLLETPADGNMVLLAGGALASPEVEDWRAAWLRAGPHPAAVLDPEETMRAFGR comes from the coding sequence ATGACCTCCTCCTCTTCGTCCTCCGGCTCCGAGCACCGCTCCCCCGTCGGCACCCCGCGCAGCGTCCGCCTGAGCTTCTCGGACCAGATCGCCTCGATCGAGGCCGACGAGATCGTGGGCGGCTGGGCGCTGAGCATCGGCGGCATCGAGCAGTCGCACGTCGATCTCGAGGCCCCCACCCATCTCGTCCACGAGTACCTCGGCCGCATGGCGGCGGTGCTCGAGACGGCCTGGCCACGTCGGCAGCCGCTGCGGATCGCGCACCTCGGCGCGGGGGCGCTCACCCTCGCCCGCTACGTGCAGGTCACCCGGCCCGGCTCCGCGCAAGTGGTGATCGAGATCGAGCGGGAGCTGCCGGACCTGGTGACCTCCGCGCTGCCGATGCCGGAGGGCACCGACCTCGAGGTCGTGATCGGTGATGCCCGCGAGGAGCTCGCCGCGATGGCGGGGCGTCGCTTCGACGCGATCGTGCTGGACGTGTTCTCCGGCGAGTCCTCCCCCGCCCACCTCGCGGCGACGGAGTTCTACCGCGAGGTGCTGGGACACCTCGAGTCCGACGGGCTGCTGCTGGTGAACGTCGGCGACGACGCCGGGCAGCGCTTCCTCGCCGCCCAGGTGCGCCACCTCGAGGACGCCGCCGCGGCCGAGGGCGTCGCCGGGGTCTGGACGCTCACCCATGTCTCGCTGCTGGAGACCCCGGCCGACGGGAACATGGTGCTGCTCGCGGGCGGGGCGCTCGCCTCCCCCGAGGTCGAGGACTGGCGCGCCGCGTGGCTGCGCGCGGGCCCGCATCCGGCGGCGGTGCTGGATCCCGAGGAGACGATGCGGGCATTCGGCCGCTGA
- the prpB gene encoding methylisocitrate lyase, with translation MLSSTVTPAEKRRTLRALLTPGAAEPFPGAFTPLSARLIQEKGFRGAYISGAVIANELGLPDIGLTTLSEVAARGAQIARATDLPCLIDADTGFGEPMNVARTIQELADAGISGCHIEDQVNPKRCGHLDGKTMVDEATAIKRIRAAADGRRDPGFLVMARTDLRATDGLPAAIDRMKALVDAGADAIFPEALKDLSEFEAVCAALDVPVLANMTEFGKSQLFTREQLAATGVAMVIYPVTLLRAAMGASERVLDTILAEGTQESRVPEMLTRARLYELVDYESYARFDASVFDFEVPTAQNPTAHSNSPTDPSSSEGAAR, from the coding sequence ATGCTCTCCTCCACCGTCACCCCCGCCGAGAAGCGCCGCACGCTTCGGGCGCTGCTGACCCCGGGCGCGGCCGAGCCGTTCCCCGGTGCGTTCACGCCGCTGTCGGCGAGGCTCATCCAGGAGAAGGGCTTCCGCGGCGCGTACATCTCCGGGGCTGTGATCGCCAATGAGCTGGGCCTGCCCGACATCGGGCTCACCACGCTCAGCGAGGTCGCGGCCCGCGGCGCGCAGATCGCCCGCGCCACAGACCTGCCCTGCCTCATCGACGCGGACACCGGCTTCGGCGAGCCCATGAACGTGGCCCGCACGATCCAGGAGCTCGCGGACGCGGGCATTTCCGGCTGCCACATCGAGGACCAGGTCAACCCCAAGCGGTGCGGCCACCTGGACGGCAAGACCATGGTCGACGAGGCGACCGCCATCAAGCGGATCCGCGCCGCGGCCGACGGGCGGCGGGATCCCGGCTTCCTGGTCATGGCGCGCACCGACCTGCGGGCGACCGACGGGCTCCCCGCCGCGATCGACCGCATGAAGGCACTCGTGGACGCCGGGGCCGACGCGATCTTCCCCGAGGCGCTGAAGGATCTCTCCGAGTTCGAGGCGGTGTGCGCGGCGCTGGACGTGCCCGTGCTCGCCAACATGACCGAGTTCGGCAAGTCGCAGCTGTTCACCCGCGAGCAGCTCGCCGCGACGGGGGTCGCGATGGTGATCTACCCCGTCACCCTGCTGCGCGCCGCGATGGGCGCTTCCGAGCGGGTGCTGGACACGATCCTCGCCGAGGGCACGCAGGAGTCGCGGGTGCCCGAGATGCTCACGCGTGCACGTCTGTACGAACTGGTGGACTATGAGTCCTACGCGCGCTTCGACGCGTCGGTGTTCGACTTCGAGGTGCCCACCGCCCAGAACCCCACCGCCCACAGCAACTCCCCGACTGATCCGTCCTCGTCCGAAGGAGCCGCGAGATGA
- a CDS encoding MmgE/PrpD family protein has product MIDHDVRVHRSDENLPRVGQLAWKMAQVAVDPVEVEADVAEMIINRIIDNASVAIASLNRAPIVSARAQALRHPVSAGGAGASMFGIAERTSPEWAAWANGVAVRELDFHDTFLAADYSHPGDNIPPILAVAEHTGRSGAELLRGLATGYELQVDLVRAICLHAHKIDHVAHLGPSAAAGIGTLLGLPAETIFQAIGQALHTTTATRQSRKGEISTWKAHAPAFAGKMAVESVDRAMRGQTSPVPIYEGEDGVIAWLLDGPDARYTVPLPAPGEAKRGILDTYTKEHSAEYQAQAWIDLARRLHHEHPEVTDPGNVDSIVLRTSHHTHYVIGSGANDPQKYDPTASRETLDHSIPYIVAVALQDGTWHHVDSYAPERAARPDTVALWRSITTEEDPEWTRRYHSLDLTEKAFGGEIVIRLKDGRELRDSIAVADAHPLGARPFARPQYEQKLRTLAEGVVEDAEIDRFLEAAANLADLPAGELGRLAIRAADSVIDPSAAPKGLF; this is encoded by the coding sequence ATGATCGACCACGACGTCCGCGTCCACCGCTCCGACGAGAACCTCCCCCGCGTTGGCCAGCTGGCCTGGAAGATGGCGCAGGTCGCCGTCGACCCGGTCGAGGTCGAGGCCGACGTGGCCGAGATGATCATCAACCGGATCATCGACAACGCCTCCGTCGCCATCGCGTCCCTGAACCGTGCCCCGATCGTCTCCGCCCGCGCGCAGGCGCTCCGCCACCCCGTCTCCGCCGGCGGCGCGGGGGCGAGCATGTTCGGCATCGCCGAGCGCACCTCCCCCGAATGGGCCGCCTGGGCCAACGGTGTCGCCGTGCGCGAGCTCGACTTCCACGACACCTTCCTCGCCGCGGACTACTCCCACCCCGGCGACAACATCCCCCCGATCCTCGCCGTCGCCGAGCACACCGGCCGCTCCGGCGCCGAGCTGCTGCGGGGCCTGGCCACCGGCTACGAGCTCCAGGTCGACCTGGTGCGCGCGATCTGCCTGCACGCGCACAAGATCGACCACGTCGCCCATCTCGGCCCGTCGGCCGCCGCGGGGATCGGGACCCTGCTGGGTCTGCCCGCCGAGACGATCTTCCAGGCGATCGGGCAGGCGCTGCACACCACCACCGCCACCCGCCAGTCCCGCAAGGGCGAGATCTCCACGTGGAAGGCGCACGCCCCGGCCTTCGCCGGGAAGATGGCGGTGGAGTCCGTGGACCGGGCGATGCGCGGCCAGACCTCCCCCGTCCCGATCTACGAGGGCGAGGACGGCGTGATCGCCTGGCTGCTGGACGGCCCGGACGCCCGCTACACCGTGCCCCTGCCCGCACCCGGCGAGGCCAAGCGCGGGATCCTGGACACCTACACCAAGGAGCACTCCGCGGAGTACCAGGCCCAGGCGTGGATCGACCTGGCCCGCCGCCTGCACCACGAGCACCCCGAGGTCACCGACCCCGGCAACGTCGACTCGATCGTGCTGCGCACCAGCCACCACACCCACTACGTCATCGGCTCCGGCGCGAACGACCCCCAGAAGTACGACCCCACCGCCTCGCGCGAGACGCTGGACCACTCGATCCCCTACATCGTCGCCGTCGCCCTGCAGGACGGGACCTGGCACCACGTGGACTCCTACGCGCCCGAGCGCGCCGCCCGACCCGACACCGTGGCGCTGTGGCGCTCGATCACCACCGAGGAGGACCCGGAGTGGACGCGCCGGTACCACTCCCTGGACCTCACCGAGAAGGCCTTCGGCGGCGAGATCGTGATCCGCCTGAAGGACGGCCGCGAGCTGCGCGACAGCATCGCCGTCGCCGATGCGCACCCGCTCGGTGCCCGTCCCTTCGCCCGCCCCCAGTACGAGCAGAAGCTGCGCACCCTCGCCGAGGGCGTCGTCGAGGACGCGGAGATCGACCGCTTCCTCGAGGCCGCGGCGAACCTCGCGGACCTGCCCGCCGGCGAGCTGGGCCGCCTCGCGATCCGTGCGGCGGACAGCGTGATCGACCCGTCGGCCGCCCCGAAGGGACTGTTCTGA
- a CDS encoding MmcQ/YjbR family DNA-binding protein — protein sequence MGGIDLQETARDRALELPAAGFERPFGPEVDVAKVLGKVFLLLIPVQDTPVVVLKAEPRDAEALRAAHPEITPGYHMNKRHWITLNPGGSLPEELVRELVTNSYLLVVEGLPRSRRHVDPATFLAGDPGSSRTDGPAA from the coding sequence ATGGGCGGGATCGACCTGCAGGAGACCGCCCGGGACCGGGCGCTGGAGCTGCCCGCCGCCGGCTTCGAGCGGCCCTTCGGCCCGGAGGTGGACGTCGCGAAGGTGCTGGGGAAGGTATTCCTCCTGCTCATCCCGGTCCAGGACACCCCCGTCGTGGTACTGAAGGCGGAGCCGCGTGATGCGGAGGCGCTGCGCGCGGCCCACCCGGAGATCACCCCCGGCTACCACATGAACAAGCGGCACTGGATCACCCTGAACCCGGGCGGATCGCTCCCGGAGGAGCTCGTGCGGGAGCTGGTGACCAACTCCTACCTGCTGGTGGTGGAGGGGCTGCCGCGCTCCCGTCGGCATGTCGACCCCGCGACCTTCCTCGCTGGCGACCCCGGCTCCTCTCGGACCGACGGGCCGGCGGCATGA
- a CDS encoding putative quinol monooxygenase — translation MINVALSVVVHAKPGKEQDVADFLRSARPIVEQEEGTQAWFALQFDESTFGIFDVFPDDEARKTHLSGGVGQALAAQGADLFSTEPSIQNVDVIAYKLPGESS, via the coding sequence ATGATCAACGTTGCATTGTCGGTCGTCGTGCACGCCAAGCCGGGGAAGGAGCAGGACGTCGCGGATTTCCTCCGCAGCGCCCGCCCCATCGTCGAGCAGGAGGAGGGTACGCAGGCCTGGTTCGCTCTGCAGTTCGACGAATCGACCTTCGGGATCTTCGACGTGTTCCCCGACGACGAGGCCCGTAAGACCCACCTCTCGGGTGGCGTCGGTCAGGCACTCGCTGCGCAGGGAGCTGATCTGTTCAGCACCGAGCCGAGCATCCAGAACGTCGACGTGATCGCGTACAAGCTGCCCGGCGAGTCCTCTTAG
- a CDS encoding type 1 glutamine amidotransferase domain-containing protein produces the protein MADELNGKRIAILAADGVERVELEQPRQALQDAGATTVLLSLHEGEIKARENDLDEAGTFSVDALVKSASADEYDALLLPGGTVNPDQLRMDTDAVGFVRDIMVADKPVAAICHGPWTLIEAGVAKGRTLTSYPSIRTDLRNAGANVVDEEVARDRNLITSRSPEDLPAFNAAMVELFSQDK, from the coding sequence ATGGCAGACGAATTGAACGGCAAGCGGATCGCGATCCTGGCCGCGGACGGCGTCGAGCGCGTGGAGCTCGAGCAGCCGCGTCAGGCTCTTCAGGACGCCGGGGCCACCACCGTGCTGCTCTCGCTGCACGAAGGCGAGATCAAGGCCCGCGAGAACGACCTGGACGAGGCCGGGACATTCTCGGTCGATGCCCTGGTGAAGTCCGCCTCGGCCGACGAGTACGACGCCCTGCTGCTTCCCGGCGGCACGGTCAACCCCGATCAGCTGCGCATGGACACCGACGCCGTCGGATTCGTGCGGGACATCATGGTCGCCGACAAGCCGGTCGCCGCGATCTGCCACGGACCGTGGACGCTGATCGAGGCCGGTGTCGCGAAGGGTCGGACGCTGACCTCGTACCCGAGCATCCGCACCGACCTGCGCAATGCCGGAGCGAACGTCGTCGACGAAGAGGTGGCGCGCGACCGGAACCTGATCACCAGCCGCTCGCCCGAGGATCTCCCGGCCTTCAACGCCGCGATGGTCGAGCTGTTCAGCCAGGACAAGTGA
- a CDS encoding DNA alkylation repair protein, whose protein sequence is MPSTAPDAVDRDLTAEVAALQEELDALADDRMRAVNEKHGDDHAVNLTKLRSVAKRLKIDPDLARALWAAPAADSTPKLLALLISRPKQYSTEELDAMLREAPTPKVHEWLVSYLVKKSPHREELREAWFADPDPVVASAGWALTSERIAKAPAGEMPEGIDPDALLVQIEAEMKDAPERLQWAMNQCLAEIGIHDATRRERAKDIGERLEVLKDYPTPPNCTSPFAPLWIDEMVRRAEGA, encoded by the coding sequence ATGCCCAGCACCGCCCCGGACGCCGTCGACCGTGACCTCACGGCCGAGGTCGCCGCCCTCCAGGAGGAGCTGGACGCGCTCGCCGACGACCGTATGCGCGCCGTGAACGAGAAGCACGGCGACGACCACGCCGTGAACCTCACCAAGCTCCGCTCGGTCGCCAAGCGGCTGAAGATCGACCCCGACCTGGCCCGGGCGCTGTGGGCGGCGCCCGCGGCGGACTCGACCCCGAAGCTGCTCGCCCTGCTGATCTCCCGCCCGAAGCAGTACTCCACCGAGGAGCTCGACGCGATGCTGCGCGAGGCCCCGACGCCGAAGGTCCACGAGTGGCTGGTCAGCTACCTGGTGAAGAAGAGCCCCCACCGCGAGGAGCTGCGCGAGGCCTGGTTCGCGGATCCCGATCCGGTGGTGGCGAGCGCCGGCTGGGCGCTGACCAGCGAGCGGATCGCCAAGGCCCCGGCCGGGGAGATGCCCGAGGGGATCGACCCCGACGCGCTGCTCGTGCAGATCGAGGCGGAGATGAAGGACGCCCCGGAGCGGCTGCAGTGGGCGATGAACCAGTGCCTCGCCGAGATCGGGATCCACGATGCGACCCGCCGCGAGCGCGCCAAGGACATCGGCGAGCGGCTCGAGGTGCTGAAGGACTACCCGACCCCGCCGAACTGCACCTCGCCCTTCGCCCCGCTCTGGATCGACGAGATGGTGCGCCGGGCCGAGGGCGCCTGA
- a CDS encoding endonuclease/exonuclease/phosphatase family protein codes for MIGRALRGAGWVLLIPGLLGAAALLVLRQVTVVHTWHEYLIAASSFIPLLWVPLLIACLGLVLVLRSWWRLLGASATLALAVVLAWPMLPGPERDAVPEIVAPGSLSVLSLNVEYGGADVQEIRSLSLQGVDAVAIQEITPDFEASLAAAGMFETFPHRAGTAREGAGGTMLLSRTPVELVDSTEDTVFDNLLATTTVDGALWHLGVIHTAPPQMGAEAWTRDAAAVGEMVAPYTAGNLLLVGDLNAIEQHHTMRELTADGSLHSLAVAGRGRGEGLWEPTWPVGRTAPPFARIDHAIAGEGVSGPVPTYLTVPGTDHRALLVRASPVGA; via the coding sequence ATGATCGGCCGCGCGCTCCGCGGGGCGGGCTGGGTGCTCCTGATCCCGGGCCTTCTCGGCGCCGCGGCCCTGCTCGTCCTGCGCCAGGTCACCGTGGTGCACACCTGGCACGAGTACCTCATCGCCGCGTCGAGCTTCATCCCCCTGCTGTGGGTGCCGCTGCTGATCGCCTGCCTCGGCCTGGTGCTCGTGCTCCGCTCGTGGTGGCGGCTGCTCGGCGCGTCGGCGACCCTCGCGCTCGCCGTCGTCCTCGCCTGGCCGATGCTGCCCGGCCCCGAGCGGGATGCCGTCCCCGAGATCGTGGCGCCGGGGTCGCTCAGCGTGCTCTCGCTCAACGTCGAGTACGGCGGCGCGGACGTGCAGGAGATCCGCAGCCTCTCCCTGCAGGGGGTGGACGCCGTCGCGATCCAGGAGATCACCCCGGACTTCGAGGCGAGCCTTGCCGCGGCAGGAATGTTCGAGACCTTCCCGCACCGCGCCGGCACCGCCCGGGAGGGAGCCGGCGGCACCATGCTGCTCTCACGCACCCCGGTCGAGCTGGTCGACAGCACGGAGGACACCGTCTTCGACAACCTGCTCGCCACCACCACCGTCGACGGCGCCCTCTGGCACCTCGGCGTGATCCACACCGCGCCGCCGCAGATGGGCGCCGAAGCCTGGACGCGGGACGCCGCCGCCGTCGGCGAGATGGTCGCGCCGTACACCGCTGGGAACCTGCTGCTGGTCGGGGACCTCAACGCGATCGAGCAGCATCACACGATGCGGGAGCTGACGGCCGACGGGTCCCTGCACAGCCTCGCCGTCGCGGGGCGGGGACGGGGCGAGGGGCTGTGGGAGCCTACGTGGCCCGTCGGCCGCACCGCGCCGCCCTTCGCGCGGATCGACCATGCGATCGCCGGGGAGGGCGTCTCGGGCCCGGTGCCGACCTATCTGACGGTCCCGGGCACCGACCACCGGGCGCTGCTGGTGAGGGCCTCGCCGGTCGGAGCCTGA
- a CDS encoding GntR family transcriptional regulator, with protein sequence MRASERAYTTLREEIVEGTLAPGTVLGEVEHSARLDLSRTPLREALARLVADGLVAPSPSRGLVVTEISRADARRLYDPRIALEVLAARRAAEEVGGADEAEEHSPGAFAALADRFEEAAAPLAAGADPTDYYALTAELDRALDAACANPYLVDSLRGLRLHLARLRRLARHAPRRLADSAREHADIARSVASADPDLAAAATEVHLRRALAHLLAEQENTPPDPTIPPLQEETA encoded by the coding sequence ATGCGTGCCAGCGAACGGGCCTACACGACGCTCCGCGAGGAGATCGTCGAGGGCACCCTTGCGCCCGGCACCGTGCTCGGCGAGGTCGAGCACTCCGCACGGCTCGACCTCTCCCGCACCCCGCTGCGCGAGGCGCTCGCCCGGCTCGTGGCCGACGGGCTCGTCGCCCCCTCCCCGAGCCGAGGCCTCGTGGTCACCGAGATCTCCCGCGCCGACGCCCGGCGCCTCTACGACCCGCGGATCGCGCTCGAGGTGCTCGCCGCCCGCCGCGCCGCCGAGGAGGTCGGGGGAGCGGACGAGGCGGAGGAGCACTCCCCCGGCGCCTTCGCCGCCCTCGCGGACCGCTTCGAGGAAGCCGCCGCTCCGCTCGCGGCGGGCGCCGACCCCACCGACTACTACGCCCTGACCGCCGAGCTCGACCGGGCGCTCGACGCGGCCTGCGCGAACCCCTATCTCGTCGACTCCCTGCGCGGGCTGCGGCTGCACCTGGCCCGCCTGCGCCGCCTCGCCCGCCACGCCCCGCGCCGACTCGCCGACTCCGCCCGCGAGCACGCCGACATCGCCCGCTCCGTCGCGTCGGCCGACCCGGACCTCGCCGCCGCCGCGACCGAGGTCCACCTCCGCCGCGCCCTCGCCCACCTGCTCGCCGAGCAGGAGAACACCCCGCCCGACCCCACCATCCCGCCCCTCCAGGAGGAGACCGCATGA